CATAGCGGGAGAGCTGGACGAAGGGACGATGCGGCGAAACCACCGCCAGGTAATAGGTACCGGCGCACGCCACCAGGAACACCGCCAGCAACAGGAAGGTGATGCGGAAAAAGACCTCCTGGCGCCCGCGCCGCACCAGGTACACCAGCATGGCCGCGATCACGATGTAGGAGAACCCGATCAGCAGGTCCAGGATCATGGTCCCTTGGTTGCCTCAGCGGCCGGAGCGCAGGCCCGACGCCTTCCCTACCCCGGAAGCCGCGGCCTCCGCCTTCGGCCCGCGATGGTTCGTCGCCGTGCCCTCGTACTTCTCCCGGGCCACCATCAGTTTGCCGATTTCCTCCCGGCTCAGCAACTGTTGTTTTCCCAGCAGGTGGGTCACCAGCGCGATCTGCGCGAAGTGCTCCACCGTTTCCATCTTCATGTAAGCCTTGGCCAGGTCCTCACCGTAGCTGACCACGCCGTGGTTGGCCATCAGGATGGCGTCGTGGTCCGGGACCAGCGGCGCCAGCGCTTCCGCCAGCTCCGGCGTCCCGGGCGTGCCGTAGCGCGCCAGCGGGACGGAGCCCAGCGCGATCACCACCTCCGAGCACAGCGCCTCGTTGAGGGGCACCCCCGCGGCGGCGTAGCCGGTGGCGGTGGGCGGATGCGCGTGCACCACCGCGTTCACGTCCGGGCGCAGCCGGTAGATCAGCAGGTGCATCCCGATCTCGCTGGAGACGTTGCGCTTGCCCTTCAGCTTGCACCCTTCCATGTCCACGATCACCAGGTCCTGCGCCTTCATCACGCCCTTGCTCATGGCCGTGGGTGTCACCAGCACCCGCTTCGCGTCCAGCCGCACCGAGATGTTGCCGTCGGTGGCGGCCACGAAGCTGCGCTGGTGCAGGCTTCGCCCCACGCGCACAATCTCTTGCCCGATCTGGCGCTCGCGGTTCATGCTGCAGAGGACCCCGGAAAGTGACAGTGGGCGTATCGTACCTTAGTGGGCATTTTCCGCGCAATCGCTGCGGGATGGT
This sequence is a window from Terriglobales bacterium. Protein-coding genes within it:
- a CDS encoding class II aldolase/adducin family protein; the encoded protein is MNRERQIGQEIVRVGRSLHQRSFVAATDGNISVRLDAKRVLVTPTAMSKGVMKAQDLVIVDMEGCKLKGKRNVSSEIGMHLLIYRLRPDVNAVVHAHPPTATGYAAAGVPLNEALCSEVVIALGSVPLARYGTPGTPELAEALAPLVPDHDAILMANHGVVSYGEDLAKAYMKMETVEHFAQIALVTHLLGKQQLLSREEIGKLMVAREKYEGTATNHRGPKAEAAASGVGKASGLRSGR